ATCGCGCTCCAGCAGTGGCTTGCCTACAGTCCCGCTGTCGACCTTTCGGCAAGCCTTCCGGGCCGCGATGGACGCCCGGAGGGCGCGTCTTCCGCCGGCTTCGCCACGGACCTCTCGGGCACTCATCAGGAATTCGGAGGCGTTCCCGCGGACCTGCCGGGTTTCTGGCCCCGGTTCCGCGGCCCCGATTTCGACAATATATGCAAGGAAGAATACGCGCTCACGGATTCGTTTGATGACGGGGGCCCGAAGCTCTTGTGGTCCGTTGAATTGGGAGAAGGGCACGCCGCCCCCGCAGTTCTCAACGGGCGGGTCTATCTGTTGGACTACGACGAGTCTGCCCGCGCCGACGCGGTTCGGTGCTTCTCCCTCGCTGACGGTCAGGAGATCTGGCGGCACTCGTATCCGGTAACCATTAAGCGCAACCACGGCTTCTCGCGCACGGTCCCCGCGGTGACAGACGATTTCATCGTCACAATTGGTCCCCGGTGCCATGTTGTATGTCTCGATGCAAAGAGCGGCGCTTTTCGGTGGGGCATCTCGATGCAGGACGCGTACGGCACGACCGAGCCGCTCTGGTATACGGGACAGTGCCCGCTGATCGACAACGGGCTGGCCATTCTGGCCCCGGCAGGCCCTGAGGTCCTGATTGCCGCCCTGCGTTGCGAAACCGGCGAAACCGTGTGGCAAACGCCGAACCCCAGGGGCTGGAACATGTCCCATTCGTCGATTGTGCCCATGACGTTCGAGGGAACGCGGATGTTCGTGTATTGCGCGATCGGGGGCGCCGTCGGGATTGTCGCGGACGGCCCGGACGCCGGCCGGCTCCTTTGGGAGCTCCCGTGGGATGCGAATGTCGTAGCCCCTTCGCCGGTGCCGCTCGACGATGGGAAGGTGTTATTCACGGCGGGGTACGGCAACGGCAGCCTGATGGCGCAATTGCGCAGACAAGGCGATGGATTCGCCGCGGAAGTGCTCTATGACCGCGGCCCCGCGGAATGGCTCGCCTGCGAACAGCAGACGCCGATCTATTATGACGGCCTGCTTCATGCTATCATGCCGAAAGATGCAGGCGCCTTGCGCGGTCAGTTCGTCTGCTACGACCCACAAGGGTCTCTTGTATGGTCCAGCGGCCAGGCAAACCGGTTTGGTTTAGGCCCCTATATTCTGGCTGACGGCAAGTTCTATATCTTGAGCGACGACGGCGTCCTGACCGTCATCCAGCAAAGCCGCGAGCAGTACATTCCCCTGGGCCAGGCGCGCGTACTGGATGGACAGGATGCGTGGGGGCCCATCGCCATCGCAGGCACCCGGATGCTGTTGCGGGATTCCACGCGGATGATTTGTATCGAAGCAGGTGCGGCACACCAGGAGCATGTAAACCAGTGAGCGAGGAAAATCGCCGGCTGATACCTGTTTGGATATGGGTGGCCGTCGCGTTCGCGGCGGTCGGCACGGTCATCTGGCTGGCCTCGACCAGCAAACGCCCCAACCCGCCCGATTCGTTCCGCTACGATGTCGCCGAACACGAAGAGGTCGAGCCCTCGCTGGTGCTCGCGTCAGAATCCGCGCCGCTCAAGCCCGGGGTAGCCGGTTTGAAGGCACTTGCGGCCACGCCCGATGGGCATATCGTTGTTGCGGGGGACCACACGCTCGTCGTCTGCAACATGGACGGCGTGGAAACGGGGCGGTATGCTCTCTCCACCACGCCGGAATGCGTGGCGGCCGCTCCCGATGGCATGATCGTCCTGGGAATGTTGGACCACGTCGAAATCCTTGATGCGGCCGGAAAACCGGAAAAGGTGTGGGCGTCATTGGGAGAGCGGGCCCACATCACGTCGGTCGCGGCGGACGAGGAGAACCTCTACGTGGCCGACGCGGGAAATCGTGTCATTCTGCGCTTTGATTATGAAGGCAACCTGCAAACGCGCATCGGCGAAAAGGACGAGGAACGGGAAATCCCGGGCTTGGTCGTTCCGAGTCCCTATCTCGATGTGGCGTTCGACAACATGGGCGCGCTGTGGGCGGTCAATCCGGGCCGCCACGGCCTCGAGCAGTACCGCCCGAACGGCGATTTGGTATCCGCATGGTACCGCCCCTCGATGGACCCGGACGGGTTCTGCGGGTGCTGCAACCCCGCCCACGCGGCTTTTCGGTCCGACGGGACGCTGGTTACCGCCGAGAAGGGGCTGAACCGCGTAAAACTCTATTCGGTCGATCAGAAGTTGTTGGGTTTTGTGGCTGATCCGAAGGTGTTTCGCGCCTCGTCGGGGGGACCCTTCTCGCCGGAGCTGGAAACGCCGTTCCGCGATCTCGCGGTCGATGCGAAGGACCGGATACTTGTGCTCGACGCCAATGCGAATGCGGTCCGGGTATTCGAGGTGAAGGAGCCAAACTGAAATGGATACGCCAGACATGAAGCGGCGCGAGTTCTTCACCGGCGTGGTGCGGGCATGCCTGTTGGGCGGCCTGACCCTCGTGGGCGGAGTACTCGTATGGCGTTGCAGGAAAGCCGGCGCGTGCGTTGATACCCGGGCATGCAGTGCATGCCGGGTCTATGCGGCGTGCCCGATCCGGCAACAACGCGATGAGGCCAAACCATGAGCGGGAACAGGCAACTCCGCCGCCGCGACTTCATCCGTGTCGCGGCCGCCGCGGGCGCGGGGGGAATCATCTGGAAAGCCGCCGCCCCGGCGCCGGGCGACACGGTGTGGCAGCTCGATCCGCAGAAATGCGTGCAATGCGGACGATGCGCCACCGAGTGTGTGCTCAGCCCCTCCGCGGTGAAATGCGTGCATTCATACCGGATATGCGGCTACTGCGACCTGTGCGGGGGCTACCTTCAAGCCACTGCCAGGAAACGCGATACCGGCGCCGAGAATGAACTGTGCCCGGTGTCGGCGATCAAGCGCACATTCATCGAGGACCCCTTCTTCCAGTACACGATTGACGAAGCCCTCTGCGTCGGGTGCGGCAAGTGCGTGAAAGGGTGCGCGCTCTTTGGCAACGGTTCGCTATACCTGCAGGTCAAGCAGGAGCTCTGCGTCCACTGCAACGAATGCGCCATCGCGCGGTCATGTCCGGCTGGGGCATACCGCCGCATCCCTGCGGAAGAGGGGTACTTGTTGAAAACGAGGCCGGAAGGGGGCTCGGTGCAGGAATGAACACTTTGAGGACCCGTGCGCACATACTGATCGCCCTGCTTCTTCTTGGCGGCGGCGCATGGGCGGAGTTCCGTTTTCCGATGCCCGAGTTCGAGTCCGGGTACGAATACCCCGAGATGCACACGCCGCCGGCGGGCCGCACCAACGATCTTTGGGACGCCGCCATTCTGGCCGCCGCGCTCGGGTTGGCGTCGTGGCTGGTGTTGAAGCGCCGGTCGCGGCCGGCGGTTCTTGGTTTGACCCTCTGCTCGCTGGCGTATTTCGGATTCTGGCGCGAGGGCTGCGTTTGTCCGGTTGGCTCCATACAGAACGTTGCGGAAGGCATGCTCGGCCTGGGCGCCGTGCACATGGCGGTGGCGGCGTTCTTCCTGCTTCCGTTGGTTTTCGCGTTGTTCTTCGGGCGGGTATTCTGCGCGGCGGTATGTCCTCTCGGGGCAATCCAGGAGGTGGCCGCGGTTCGCCCGGCAACACTTCCCCGGGCGGTCGACCGGGTGCTGGGCATCATTCCCTATCTCTATCTCGGGATCACCATACTGGCGGTCGCCACCGGTTCCGGGTACCTGATATGCCTGTACGACCCCTTCGTCGGTTTCTTCCGGTTTGGGGCGAGTCTCAACATGTTCCTGGCGGGGGGCATTCTGTTGCTGGTGGGGTTGTTCATCGGGCGTCCGTACTGCCGGTTTCTGTGTCCTTACGGCGTGCTTCTGGGATGGATGAGCCGTTTTTCAAAATGGCACGCGAGTATTACCCCGCGGGAATGCATACAATGCCGCCTCTGCGAAGACGCCTGTCCCTACGGCGCTATCAACTTCCCCGCCCCGGAGAAAACTCCGGTCACGAGAAGAGAAGGCGGGCGCAGGCTTGGCGTGATGCTTGCCCTGGCGCCGATCATCGTTGGGTTCGGCGCGGTAACGGGGTACGCGTCTCATGCGATGCTGGCACGGCTTCACCCCACCGTGCGGCTCGCCGAACGCATCGCGGGCGAAGAAATGGGCTATTACGATAATATGACCATCGAGAGCGAAGCTTTCCGCGCAAGTGTGAAGACCAATGCCGAATTGTATGCCGAAGCGCGTGCGGTACGGGCGGATTTCAAGTGGAAGTCAGTCCTGCTGGGCGCGTTTCTGGGAGTTGTGATTGCCGGAAAACTGGTTGGCTTGTCTATCGCGCGCAGACGGGAAGACTACGAAACCGACCGGCAGGCGTGCGTCAGTTGCGCCCGGTGCTTCCCCTACTGCCCGGTTGAGAAGGATGATGTCGCAGTTGCAGAACAGAAAACCTGAGTTTGTGCCGGACAAGGCGAAGTGGCGTATCGCGGCCACGGTCGCGGCTGTCGCGGGGATATTCACGCTCGTGCTGGCAGCGTTGCTGATCATCAACTACGTGCAGATTCAGGCAACCAAGCCTCTGGACAACCCCGAGCTCTTGAAATTGCGCGAACAGCTGGCCGCGTCCTCCGAACAAGACGATGCGCTTGTCAACCAGATTCGGGCGCTGGACCTGCTCGTGCGCAAAGCGTTCTTCACGAGCCAGGCGCAATTGCGAATCGGCGGCCGGCTGCTGTTGGCGGGGGCGATCGTGTTTCTTGCCGCTTTTCGCCTCGCGGCGCGCTGGAATCCCAAGACGCCGGTACCGGGAGGCGCCCCCGACAGCGCCGGGTACTGGCGCGTCCTCGCGCAGTCCAAGGAACTCATCACGGGCGTAGCCGTCATCCTCATACTGGTAACGCTGGCCGCTGCCTACATGACCCCCACCGATATCCCCGCCCCGGGTGCGGAAATGGCGGCCGCCGCCGAACCGGCGGAGAACGGTACGCCGCCTGGCACGGTTGCCAAAGAGTTCCCAACGTGGGAAGAGATGCTCACACAATGGCCGTCATTCCGGGGACCCGGAGGTTTCGGCGTCGCTCATTTCACGACCGCGCCCACCCAGTGGGATATTCAGACAGGCGACGGTATCCGTTGGAACGTTGAAACGCCGCGGGTAGACTTCAATTCGCCGGTGGTGTGGGGCAACCGGCTCTTCCTCAGCGGCGCGACGGAAGACGTGCGCGAGGTCTACTGCTACGACACCGAGACCGGCGAATTGGTCTGGCGGCAAGCCCTGCCGACATTTCCCGGCACGCCTGAGACTCCGCCGAAGATCTCGGAAGACACCGGCTATGCGGCGCCCACCGTGGCCGTGGATGGCGCGCGCGTATTTGCCATCTTCGCCACGGCTGACATCGCGTGTTACGATTTCGAGGGCAACCTGGTCTGGGGGCGCAACCTCGGTGTGCCCGAGAACCACTACGGGCACGCGTCATCGTTGCTCGCGTTCGAAGACAAGGTCTATGTTCAGCTCGACGACAGCAAACAGCCCCGAATCATGGCCCTCGAGGCGGCGACCGGCAACGAAGTCTGGGTGACCGCCCGAAAGAAGATCTCGTGGGCATCCCCCGCGTGCCCGCCGACGCCTTTCGGATTTCAACTTATCCTCGCGTCCGAGCTGGACGTGGATGGGTATGAGCCGCGGACGGGCAAGTTGTTGTGGACACAGGAGGGGCTCGACGGCGAGGTCGCGCCTTCCCCAACCATTTCCGGGGACGTGGTGTTCGTGGCCAACGAATACGCCGTCGCGACGGCGGTCCGTCTCTCGGGGTCGAACGAGGCCCCGCAATCCGAGATCATCTGGCAATGGGAGGACGCCTTGCCCGAAGTGTCGAGTCCGACGAACAGCGACGACTATTTCTATATCGCGACGTCGCTGGGCGAAATCGCCTGCCTGGACAAACAGACCGGCGAAGAGGTGTGGCTACACGAATTTGAACAGGGATTCTACTCGTCTCCGATTCGCGTCGGTGACCGCATCTACGCGGCCGACCTGCAGGGGACCATGAACATCTTCGGGACAGGCAAGGAATTCGAGCTGATAGGCGCGCCGGGGATGGGCGAGCCCGTGTACGCCACCCCGGCATACCTCGATGGACGCATGTACGTGCGCACCGAGCGCCGCCTCATCTGCATTGAGACCCATGACGGAAATTAGATTCTGCATAGACGATATCGACCGGCTCGTGGCGGAGATTGGCCGCGGCAAAGAGGCCGTAATACCGATTCTCCACGCGATCCAGGACCGGTTTCACTACCTGCCCGACGCCGCCTTGAACCGCGTGTGCGAAATCACCGAGATCACGCCCGCGACGATCGAGGGCGTGGCCACGTTCTTCACCCGGTTCCGCAGGCGCCCGATGGGCAGACACACCATCCGGGTATGCGACGGCACGGCCTGCCACGTGAAAGGCGCGCCGGCGGTCTTCGAGGCCTTCGCCAAGGAACTCGGCCTAGGCAAGGGAGAAGACACCGACAAACAAGGCGTATTCACGGTCCAGCGGGTCGCCTGCCTGGGTTGCTGCACCCTCGCGCCCGCCGTACAGATCGACCGCGTAACCTACGGCCACGTTGAGCCCGAGAACGTCTCGCAGGTCATCGAGGACTTCCTGGCCAACGAGGCTGACAAGAAGGAGCGCCCCCTTCAGCACGGCAACGGTAAAACCGTGCCCGAGGGTGAAATCCGCGTCGGTCTCGGTTCCTGCTGCGTCGCGGGCGGCAGCGACAAGGTCCGCATCGCCCTGGAAGACGTGCTCCAATCGATCGACGCGCATATCCGGGTCAAACGCGTGAGCTGCGTGGGGATGTGCCACCAGACCCCGCTGTTGGAGGTGCATCTGCCGGACCGACCGCCTTGTCTGTATGCGAAAGTGCAGGCCGAAGACGTCCCCGAGATCGTCCGCCGTCATTTTGCGCCGCGCAAACGAAGCGTGCGCATTCGGAAAGGCATCAGTAAGTGGCTGGAGAACGCGTATACGGGCGACCATCGCGACGTGATCGAACGGCACGGCATCGACGTGCGCGACAAACCGGTCGCGGCGTTCCTGAGCAAACAGCAGCGTCTAGCCACGGAATATTGCGGCCAGCTCGACCCCACCGATCTTGAAGAGTACCTGCGGTTAAGAGGATTCGAAGCCCTGGCCAAATGCCTGCCGGGGCCTGTACCCCGGGTGTCCGGTTCGGGGGCCGGTCTGGAACCGGACGCGATTATCGGCATCGTGGGCGCAAGCGGGCTTCGGGGGAGAGGCGGGGCGGGATTTCCGACCGCGCGCAAGTGGGAAGCGGTGCGCGAGGCGGCGGGCGAGCCCAAATACGTGGTCTGCAACGGCGACGAGGGCGATCCCGGCGCCTTCATGGACCGCATGATCCTCGAATCGTACCCCTTCCGGGTCATCGAAGGGATAATCATCGCTTCGCTCGCCGTCGGAGCGCACGAGGGCCTGTTGTACATCCGCGCGGAATACCCCCTGGCCATCGCACGCATCGAAGAGGCGCTTCGCATCTGCGAGACGGCGGGA
This DNA window, taken from Candidatus Hydrogenedentota bacterium, encodes the following:
- a CDS encoding ferredoxin, producing the protein MSGNRQLRRRDFIRVAAAAGAGGIIWKAAAPAPGDTVWQLDPQKCVQCGRCATECVLSPSAVKCVHSYRICGYCDLCGGYLQATARKRDTGAENELCPVSAIKRTFIEDPFFQYTIDEALCVGCGKCVKGCALFGNGSLYLQVKQELCVHCNECAIARSCPAGAYRRIPAEEGYLLKTRPEGGSVQE
- a CDS encoding 4Fe-4S binding protein encodes the protein MNTLRTRAHILIALLLLGGGAWAEFRFPMPEFESGYEYPEMHTPPAGRTNDLWDAAILAAALGLASWLVLKRRSRPAVLGLTLCSLAYFGFWREGCVCPVGSIQNVAEGMLGLGAVHMAVAAFFLLPLVFALFFGRVFCAAVCPLGAIQEVAAVRPATLPRAVDRVLGIIPYLYLGITILAVATGSGYLICLYDPFVGFFRFGASLNMFLAGGILLLVGLFIGRPYCRFLCPYGVLLGWMSRFSKWHASITPRECIQCRLCEDACPYGAINFPAPEKTPVTRREGGRRLGVMLALAPIIVGFGAVTGYASHAMLARLHPTVRLAERIAGEEMGYYDNMTIESEAFRASVKTNAELYAEARAVRADFKWKSVLLGAFLGVVIAGKLVGLSIARRREDYETDRQACVSCARCFPYCPVEKDDVAVAEQKT
- a CDS encoding PQQ-binding-like beta-propeller repeat protein translates to MQNRKPEFVPDKAKWRIAATVAAVAGIFTLVLAALLIINYVQIQATKPLDNPELLKLREQLAASSEQDDALVNQIRALDLLVRKAFFTSQAQLRIGGRLLLAGAIVFLAAFRLAARWNPKTPVPGGAPDSAGYWRVLAQSKELITGVAVILILVTLAAAYMTPTDIPAPGAEMAAAAEPAENGTPPGTVAKEFPTWEEMLTQWPSFRGPGGFGVAHFTTAPTQWDIQTGDGIRWNVETPRVDFNSPVVWGNRLFLSGATEDVREVYCYDTETGELVWRQALPTFPGTPETPPKISEDTGYAAPTVAVDGARVFAIFATADIACYDFEGNLVWGRNLGVPENHYGHASSLLAFEDKVYVQLDDSKQPRIMALEAATGNEVWVTARKKISWASPACPPTPFGFQLILASELDVDGYEPRTGKLLWTQEGLDGEVAPSPTISGDVVFVANEYAVATAVRLSGSNEAPQSEIIWQWEDALPEVSSPTNSDDYFYIATSLGEIACLDKQTGEEVWLHEFEQGFYSSPIRVGDRIYAADLQGTMNIFGTGKEFELIGAPGMGEPVYATPAYLDGRMYVRTERRLICIETHDGN
- a CDS encoding PQQ-binding-like beta-propeller repeat protein, whose translation is MRDSRASRMLAAAAAVVTAIAAVIALQQWLAYSPAVDLSASLPGRDGRPEGASSAGFATDLSGTHQEFGGVPADLPGFWPRFRGPDFDNICKEEYALTDSFDDGGPKLLWSVELGEGHAAPAVLNGRVYLLDYDESARADAVRCFSLADGQEIWRHSYPVTIKRNHGFSRTVPAVTDDFIVTIGPRCHVVCLDAKSGAFRWGISMQDAYGTTEPLWYTGQCPLIDNGLAILAPAGPEVLIAALRCETGETVWQTPNPRGWNMSHSSIVPMTFEGTRMFVYCAIGGAVGIVADGPDAGRLLWELPWDANVVAPSPVPLDDGKVLFTAGYGNGSLMAQLRRQGDGFAAEVLYDRGPAEWLACEQQTPIYYDGLLHAIMPKDAGALRGQFVCYDPQGSLVWSSGQANRFGLGPYILADGKFYILSDDGVLTVIQQSREQYIPLGQARVLDGQDAWGPIAIAGTRMLLRDSTRMICIEAGAAHQEHVNQ
- a CDS encoding NAD(P)H-dependent oxidoreductase subunit E is translated as MTEIRFCIDDIDRLVAEIGRGKEAVIPILHAIQDRFHYLPDAALNRVCEITEITPATIEGVATFFTRFRRRPMGRHTIRVCDGTACHVKGAPAVFEAFAKELGLGKGEDTDKQGVFTVQRVACLGCCTLAPAVQIDRVTYGHVEPENVSQVIEDFLANEADKKERPLQHGNGKTVPEGEIRVGLGSCCVAGGSDKVRIALEDVLQSIDAHIRVKRVSCVGMCHQTPLLEVHLPDRPPCLYAKVQAEDVPEIVRRHFAPRKRSVRIRKGISKWLENAYTGDHRDVIERHGIDVRDKPVAAFLSKQQRLATEYCGQLDPTDLEEYLRLRGFEALAKCLPGPVPRVSGSGAGLEPDAIIGIVGASGLRGRGGAGFPTARKWEAVREAAGEPKYVVCNGDEGDPGAFMDRMILESYPFRVIEGIIIASLAVGAHEGLLYIRAEYPLAIARIEEALRICETAGYLGDTIRGSGHAFRLRVMPGAGAFVCGEETALLAAVEGRRATPSIRPPYPAQQGLHGCPTLVNNTETFALVPWIIRHGPEAFAALGTAHSKGTKVFSLAGKVNRGGLIEVPMGTTIHEIVEDIGGGVQDGKKFKAVQVGGPSGGCIPASLGDTPVDFEALAAAGAMMGSGGLVVLDDSDCMVEMTRYFLSFTQLESCGKCTPCRVGTKRMLEILDRLCEGKAEIGDLAELESLAHIVKNNSLCGLGKTAPNPVLTTLRYFREEFEAHVEGRCPAGKCKGLITYSITEKCIGCTKCALNCPSGAIAFRPYEQHEIDAGICTRCNGCFEICPVDAVKVE